Proteins from one Sylvia atricapilla isolate bSylAtr1 chromosome 1, bSylAtr1.pri, whole genome shotgun sequence genomic window:
- the CTHRC1 gene encoding collagen triple helix repeat-containing protein 1, protein WPSRSVTGWKFPASPGRELGLRALKGSFIPALPPAPARRMPRTMPRTVPRTMPRTVPRAPAAAPLLLLLALLLAAAPPHGGSDSHKGKQKALRQREVVDVYNGMCLQGPSGVPGRDGNPGANGIPGTPGIPGRDGLKGEKGECMRESVEESWTPNFKQCSWSALNYGIDLGKIAECTFTKMRSNSALRVLFSGSLRLKCRSACCQRWYFTFNGAECAGPLPIEAIIYLDQGSPELNSTINIHRTSSVEGLCEGINAGLVDIAIWVGTCSDYPRGDASTGWNSVSRIIIEELPK, encoded by the exons TGGCCGTCTCGCTCGGTTACGGGATGGAAATTCCCGGCCTCCCCGGGGAGGGAGCTCGGGCTGCGCGCTCTGAAAGGCTCATTTATccccgcgctgccgccggccccggcccgcagGATGCCCCGCACGATGCCCCGCACGGTGCCCCGCACGATGCCCCGCACGGTGCCCcgcgccccggccgccgccccgctgctgctgctgctggcgctgctgctggcggcggccccgccgcacGGCGGCTCCGACAGCCACAAGGGGAAGCAGAAGGCGCTCCGCCAGCGGGAGGTGGTGGACGTG TATAATGGCATGTGCTTACAAGGCCCCAGTGGCGTCCCTGGACGGGATGGAAACCCAGGAGCAAATGGGATCCCTGGGACACCTGGCATCCCGGGACGGGATGGGCTGAAAGGGGAGAAGGGCGAGTGCATGCGCGAGAGCGTCGAGGAGTCCTGGACACCCAACTTCAAGCAGTGTTCGTGGAGTGCGCTTAACTACGGCATCGACCTGGGCAAGATCGCG GAATGCACGTTCACCAAGATGCGCTCCAACAGCGCCCTCCGCGTGCTCTTCAGCGGCTCCCTGCGGCTCAAGTGCAGGAGCGCCTGCTGCCAGCGCTGGTACTTCACCTTCAACGGGGCAGAGTGTGCTGGCCCGCTGCCTATCGAAGCCATTATTTACCTAGATCAAGGAAGCCCAGAGCTGAATTCTACTATTAACATACACAGAACTTCTTCAG TGGAAGGTCTGTGTGAAGGGATCAATGCTGGCTTGGTGGATATTGCCATCTGGGTTGGGACCTGCTCAGATTATCCACGGGGAGATGCTTCTACTGGATGGAATTCTGTCTCCCGAATCATCATCGAAGAACTGCCAAAATAA